The window GGAAGGAGACAAGGACGGCTCGGGAAAGATATCGCTCCTTTGTTGCTGACGGTATCTCCCTGGGGAAGAGAGATGAACTTGTGGGGGGCGGGCTGAAACGAGCGTTGAAGCTGACCGGTGACGAGGTCGTCACCGCTTACGACGACAGGATTCTCGGCGGAGCCGATTTTGTCGAAGAGTTGCGACAGGAAAAGGAGATTGCAGCGAGACTCGGTACTCTCCTGCCGCTGCCGGAGCTGATAAAACGCGTGGCCGACTTTGCCGGGGTTGACGCAAAGGGGTTGTCGCAGCGAGGGAGAAACCCTCTGGTCGTCGATACGAAGAGCATCATCTGTTTTCTGGCTGCGCGAAAGATCGGTTACAGCGGTGAGATCATCGCCAGAGCATTGGGGCTCACACGTTCCGGAGTTTGCCGCAGCGCATCACGCGGGGAAGTCATGATCCGGGAGAATCCCGATAAATGGGGTAAAGTCGAAGAGTTAGTCAACTAATCAACTGCGTCCCCCATAAGATTACTGACCATAATTTTAAACCTAAGACGGCTGAAGCTCCTTATGTTGCAAGGGTAGACGGTAAAGCAATGGACAAAACTAACATAGAAAAATTTAAGGAGCATTTTGAGAGTAACTTTTCTTTTGTCCTCTGGTTGAACTTTAAATTTCTCGAAGACTTTCTGGGTCAGAATTCTGATGAGTTTATTGAGTTCCTTCATGGGAAAACTATGCCTTGAAAACCGGATTGATAAATCTGCTCTTATGGGTCTAGCCCTCGACACAAAACATGTGTAAACCATGAGCAAAATAAATGTCCAACAAGGCTTACGACCTGCCCAAAGAACCGGCAGGTCAAAGCCATGCCCGTTGATTGAGACAGATTCAGTGATAAAATAAAAAGAAACCATTAACACAAAGGAGAAACGAGCATGCGAATAGCCAAAGACGATGTGGACGTAAAGATGGAGATTCCTGGTGCCGTGATCCGTCAACAAACAGATTTTGGCGACGCAACAGGATTAGGCAAGATCAGCGGCGAGTTCTTCAGCCTCTCGGCGGGAGTCGACACCACCCCGCTATTTCAGGGACTAGAAGGCAATATGTGTCAGTGCCCACACTGGGGATTCGTCTTGCGAGGCCAACTCACCACGACCGACGCGAATGGCGCACAGGAGATGGTCAATGCGAATGATCTTTTTTACTGGCCACCCGGGCACAATGTAAAGGTCAATTCAGACGCGGAAATCATCATGTTCAGCCCTCAGCGCGAGCACAGCCATGTCATCAACCACATGATTGAGAAGGTGAAAAGTTAAGCTTGGTGCCAAGAGTATGCGTCGCTCTCTTCCCTATTGAGTAACAGCGACTACGCGATGTCTAAAGAGGGGAATTGAGATGTCAACGCTCAATTCCCCTTTTATTAAACAAGAGTTATTATCAACCATCGGCACGACCAGCCTAAAAGCAGACTGGTCAGCCTCAGCCCCGTTGGACAAGACGAGAATAATGTAATGTATCAATAAGGTGAAACCGCCACAACACGGACACATACAGAGGCTGAAACTTTATGCCGGCATACCTAGTAGGAGGTGTCTGCAATGAACTATCGTGAAATATGGCATGAAATCATAATCAATGCTTCCCCAGGTGAGCTTTATGATGCGCTGACCGATGTGAGAAAGCTTGCACATTGGTGGACCACCGATACGCGGGGGGAATCCTCCGAAGGCAAGAAATTGGAATTCTGGTTTTACGGGAAATTTTTAAAGGAGATGGTTGTAACGACTCTGAAGGTAGATGAACTAGTGCGGTGGCGCGCAACTGAGCGGAGCGATCCGGAATGGGTCAACACCGAAATTGAATGGAAAATCATTCGCGAAGGCGAGAAAACGCTACTTCACCTTCGCCACTCAAAATGGTGCAAGGATGCCAAATTCTTTCCTCGAACCTCGATGCACTGGGCCCTTTTCCTGCTGAGCCTCAAGGAATTTGTCGAAACTGGGAAAGGTCGCCCGCATCCTTACGACATACCGGTGGGGTTATAAAGACAACAGAGGCGGGGGCAGCCAGTTGACACCAGACAAAAGTGAATAATCGAAGCGAATAAAACTTCCAACCAGCCGATTGGACGCCGCCAGCCCGAAAAGGCCAGGCTTGCGGGTCAACCGGGCACCCCGTTATCAAAGCAACAAGGGCGACCCGATGAGTCGCCCTTCTCTGAATGATCAACAAATAACTTTCGAGAAACCAGCATGACAAAATTCACACTCGATGCTCTGGGCTGGAACGAATGGTTTGCATCGCAAACCGGTCTTTGTAGCACGGATAACGTCATGGCCCGTGTTGCTGCGGTTGATCGCGACCAGCTTCTTTTAGTCGGTGAGCACGGTTTCTTCCGCGCGAAACTCTCCGGAAAGTACCTGCATGAATCAGAGGGCTCGATGCAACGCCCCTGCGTCGGCGACTGGGTTTGCGTGGAGAAATCTGCCCAGGATCTGTTCGGAATAGTGCATGGCGTGCTTGAGCGGCAAACGGATCTTCGTCGCAAAGCGGCTGGTGATTCCGTCGAATACCAGATGATTGCGGCCAATGTCGACTTTGTCGTCGTCGTCCAGTCCTGCCACTTCGACTTCAACCTCAAGAGGCTGGAACGCTATCTGGTTATGGTCAAGGATGGCGGCGCGACCCCGCTTATCCTGCTGACCAAGATTGATCTGGTCACCCCCGATGCTTTGGCGGTCCAGCTGGAGAAGATCAGGAGCGCGGGTATTTCCGAATCCATTGTGACGTTGAGTAATGTCACGAACGAGGGCGTCGATAGCCTGAAGAGTGTCCTTGATCCCGGTAAGACCTATTGTTTTGTCGGGTCATCCGGCGTCGGCAAGAGCACCCTTATCAATGCCCTGGTCGGTCGTGATGTCCT of the Deltaproteobacteria bacterium HGW-Deltaproteobacteria-4 genome contains:
- the rsgA gene encoding ribosome small subunit-dependent GTPase A, which codes for MTKFTLDALGWNEWFASQTGLCSTDNVMARVAAVDRDQLLLVGEHGFFRAKLSGKYLHESEGSMQRPCVGDWVCVEKSAQDLFGIVHGVLERQTDLRRKAAGDSVEYQMIAANVDFVVVVQSCHFDFNLKRLERYLVMVKDGGATPLILLTKIDLVTPDALAVQLEKIRSAGISESIVTLSNVTNEGVDSLKSVLDPGKTYCFVGSSGVGKSTLINALVGRDVLETKDVSGTGEGRHTTVRRELILLENGAMVIDNPGMREFGLLGAEGGIEASYADILTLATQCHFRDCTHSNERGCAVQAALERGRISADHYENFVKLRRESEHYQQSYAEKRKKDKDFGRFIKSVKKELKDR
- a CDS encoding SRPBCC domain-containing protein; this encodes MNYREIWHEIIINASPGELYDALTDVRKLAHWWTTDTRGESSEGKKLEFWFYGKFLKEMVVTTLKVDELVRWRATERSDPEWVNTEIEWKIIREGEKTLLHLRHSKWCKDAKFFPRTSMHWALFLLSLKEFVETGKGRPHPYDIPVGL